The following proteins come from a genomic window of Pirellula staleyi DSM 6068:
- a CDS encoding TlpA disulfide reductase family protein: MSRRAIQTPANGQRITLWAIVGCVAMLSLVSCAKQNETKSSGPKYRPEGEPGEVASSSPGSEEPASETPVADPAAEPTIPTAAGPKLKYPVPAGSNAELLGYIDSMSKRQPQGASREETVADYIDIQASRLSAAEQVIASKPSAEERIRAFQAIHDVYRTRSTLQLPGARQELQDFATKLSKDADKEVARFGRIITFDMNVSALAQEGPDNAPQIVDQVKQLIAVDKQELDTLILCSQVCEVLAQMGAREETISALKMVSEAFKDHPDERARNQAAMMADRAVVVEFDLGNKAADMVTGAPNAEENLLKGVDGLLKHPNLTPAIYEAVREVAQMMEYSSNIEVAAKLYDKIDTAFAAHPDEKLQAAVKEASGNAKKRVSLIGQPFEIEGNTLDGKPFDMSTLAGKVVLIDFWATWCGPCLEEIPNIEQNFQAFKDSGFAVVGINLNEKLEEVTEFFGVQELPWPTVISASDDSRGFDHPTARKCGVDAIPFIVLIGKDGKVDSIHVRGPKLKTKLTQLLGAPAAPASEPLAEPPAETPAAETPAATPAEKPATETPAETSPPVAPAPEEKPAEPTAPAAEEKQVSHSGARGRTSMFSWLESRLLLTSLLADEASEAKSPEAVDPAADFNPYAAKPGLASDALVDYLFRMLDKPKTIQLRSGFSEALLDACDRILAADPAAKPTEQLVALETKFQTLHAMACRGDVAADEKLAVMVEKYAADERPRVVKQVKFFQLEKKILAAAEIDIAELEASLETIAQELADEKMTASHLRLASATVAAINRIENGETREKYFQSFGNLFVKSSDKELSRYGKKLAKKPAAKESDLVGKPLELVGTTAGGEAFAWDAYRGKVVLVDFWATWCGPCRKEMPNVKQLHERLGKDGFDVVGISLDKDLEALAGYLETETIPWTTLAGDETQGLAEKYGVRGIPTMMVVDKQGNVAGVAHNVAALAPIIEKLLAEK; this comes from the coding sequence ATGAGCAGACGAGCGATACAAACGCCAGCCAACGGACAGCGGATCACACTTTGGGCGATCGTCGGCTGTGTCGCGATGCTCTCGCTGGTCAGCTGCGCTAAGCAAAACGAAACCAAGTCGAGCGGCCCCAAGTATCGCCCCGAAGGAGAACCGGGCGAGGTGGCCTCGTCGAGTCCCGGCAGCGAAGAACCAGCGTCGGAAACCCCGGTCGCCGACCCTGCCGCCGAACCAACCATTCCCACCGCTGCAGGCCCCAAGCTCAAGTACCCTGTTCCTGCAGGGAGCAATGCCGAGCTGCTGGGCTACATCGATTCGATGAGCAAGCGTCAGCCGCAAGGTGCCTCGCGCGAAGAGACCGTCGCCGACTACATCGACATTCAAGCCTCGCGACTTTCTGCCGCCGAGCAGGTGATCGCCAGCAAACCATCGGCGGAAGAACGGATTCGCGCGTTTCAGGCTATTCACGATGTCTACCGCACACGGAGCACACTGCAACTCCCGGGCGCACGCCAGGAACTGCAAGACTTTGCCACGAAGCTCTCGAAAGATGCTGACAAAGAAGTCGCCCGCTTCGGTCGCATCATCACGTTCGACATGAACGTCTCGGCACTCGCTCAAGAAGGGCCCGATAACGCGCCGCAAATTGTCGACCAGGTGAAGCAGCTGATTGCCGTCGACAAACAAGAGCTCGACACCCTGATCCTCTGCTCGCAAGTCTGCGAAGTCCTCGCCCAGATGGGAGCACGCGAAGAAACGATCTCCGCCCTCAAGATGGTCAGCGAAGCGTTCAAGGATCATCCCGATGAACGAGCCCGCAATCAGGCCGCGATGATGGCCGACCGCGCAGTGGTTGTCGAGTTTGATCTCGGCAACAAAGCCGCTGACATGGTGACCGGCGCGCCCAATGCCGAAGAGAATCTGCTGAAGGGAGTCGACGGGCTCCTGAAACATCCAAACCTCACGCCAGCAATCTACGAAGCTGTCCGCGAAGTGGCACAGATGATGGAGTACTCGTCGAACATTGAAGTTGCTGCCAAGCTCTACGACAAAATCGACACTGCCTTCGCAGCCCATCCCGATGAAAAACTGCAAGCCGCTGTGAAAGAAGCCTCGGGCAACGCCAAGAAGCGAGTCAGTTTGATCGGTCAGCCTTTCGAAATTGAAGGCAACACGCTCGACGGCAAACCGTTCGATATGAGCACCCTCGCTGGCAAAGTGGTGCTCATCGATTTTTGGGCCACCTGGTGCGGCCCTTGCCTCGAAGAGATTCCGAACATCGAGCAGAACTTTCAAGCCTTCAAAGACTCCGGTTTCGCAGTCGTCGGGATCAACCTGAACGAGAAGCTCGAAGAAGTGACGGAGTTCTTCGGCGTTCAAGAACTCCCTTGGCCGACGGTTATTTCTGCCAGCGATGACAGCCGTGGTTTCGATCACCCCACGGCCCGCAAATGTGGTGTCGATGCCATCCCGTTCATTGTTTTGATTGGCAAGGATGGCAAGGTCGACTCGATCCACGTTCGTGGCCCGAAACTGAAGACCAAGCTGACGCAGCTGCTCGGCGCTCCCGCAGCACCAGCGAGTGAGCCGCTAGCAGAGCCCCCTGCTGAAACTCCAGCCGCTGAAACCCCAGCCGCGACGCCAGCGGAAAAACCAGCCACGGAAACCCCTGCAGAAACTTCGCCACCGGTAGCACCTGCCCCCGAAGAAAAACCGGCTGAGCCAACAGCACCTGCGGCCGAGGAAAAGCAAGTGTCGCATAGCGGCGCTCGTGGCCGAACATCGATGTTCAGCTGGCTCGAGAGCCGCTTGCTCCTCACCAGTCTCCTGGCCGATGAAGCGAGCGAAGCCAAGTCCCCCGAAGCTGTCGATCCAGCCGCCGATTTCAATCCCTATGCAGCCAAGCCAGGACTCGCGAGCGACGCTCTGGTCGACTATCTCTTTCGCATGCTCGACAAGCCGAAAACGATTCAGCTCCGCTCAGGATTTTCGGAAGCGCTGCTCGATGCCTGCGATCGAATTCTCGCTGCCGATCCAGCCGCCAAGCCGACCGAGCAACTGGTGGCACTCGAAACCAAGTTTCAAACACTCCATGCCATGGCTTGTCGTGGCGATGTGGCGGCCGATGAAAAGCTCGCCGTCATGGTCGAAAAATATGCTGCCGACGAGCGACCCCGCGTGGTCAAGCAAGTAAAATTCTTCCAGCTCGAGAAGAAGATTCTCGCCGCTGCCGAGATCGATATCGCCGAACTAGAAGCCTCGCTCGAAACGATCGCCCAGGAACTTGCTGACGAAAAAATGACAGCCTCGCATCTGCGACTCGCCAGCGCCACGGTCGCTGCCATCAATCGGATTGAGAATGGTGAGACTCGCGAAAAATACTTCCAATCCTTTGGCAATCTGTTCGTCAAAAGTAGCGATAAAGAACTCTCGCGCTACGGCAAAAAGCTGGCCAAGAAGCCGGCTGCCAAAGAATCGGATCTCGTCGGCAAGCCGCTCGAACTCGTCGGCACCACAGCTGGCGGAGAAGCGTTTGCTTGGGACGCCTATCGAGGTAAGGTTGTCCTCGTCGACTTCTGGGCCACTTGGTGCGGCCCTTGCCGCAAGGAGATGCCCAACGTCAAGCAGCTGCACGAGCGGCTCGGCAAAGATGGCTTTGATGTGGTCGGCATCAGCCTCGATAAAGATCTCGAAGCCCTGGCTGGTTATCTCGAAACCGAAACGATTCCTTGGACGACACTTGCTGGCGATGAGACGCAAGGTCTCGCCGAAAAGTATGGTGTGCGTGGAATCCCGACGATGATGGTGGTCGACAAGCAAGGGAACGTGGCGGGCGTTGCTCACAACGTCGCTGCCCTCGCACCGATTATCGAGAAACTGCTCGCCGAAAAGTAA
- a CDS encoding 4a-hydroxytetrahydrobiopterin dehydratase — protein MADAPAVLEGEALAAELAKLPDWEIRDGWLRRTFHTPGWPHTMMLVQAVGLLAEAAWHHPDMRIGYAIVTVMLQTHSARGITLLDFELATKIDSLALWKPAPTSSLTGFPKKWIH, from the coding sequence ATGGCCGACGCGCCCGCCGTACTTGAAGGAGAGGCGCTCGCTGCCGAGCTTGCCAAACTCCCCGACTGGGAAATTCGCGACGGCTGGCTCCGCCGTACCTTCCACACTCCCGGCTGGCCTCACACCATGATGCTGGTGCAAGCGGTCGGACTCTTGGCTGAAGCAGCCTGGCATCATCCCGACATGCGAATCGGCTATGCCATCGTCACCGTCATGCTGCAGACGCACTCAGCTCGTGGCATCACGCTGCTCGACTTCGAACTCGCCACCAAAATCGACTCTCTCGCCCTCTGGAAGCCCGCCCCCACTTCCTCCCTCACCGGCTTTCCCAAGAAGTGGATTCACTAA
- a CDS encoding response regulator, with product MMSGFAELIESLSAAVWPMIALYVVWRYGKDVSGVIQSARDRKFLLEIGGQKLSMEEANKQQQTLIADLQTNMVAMMKRLDALGIAESQGSTLVSETTPESYRILWVDDNPKNNSYYVEQLQNDGYVVDIALSTKEALSKMMNRNYRLVISDMGREENGEFVGDAGVRLLKQLRENASSTPVVFFCSKRGVQSYGETVFSLGASGITSSTIELRSLFEKLAPRK from the coding sequence ATGATGAGCGGATTTGCTGAGTTGATCGAATCACTTTCCGCCGCAGTTTGGCCGATGATCGCGCTCTATGTGGTTTGGAGATACGGCAAGGATGTTTCGGGCGTTATTCAATCGGCTAGGGACCGGAAATTCTTACTCGAGATTGGGGGCCAAAAGCTCTCGATGGAAGAGGCCAATAAGCAACAACAGACACTGATTGCCGATCTTCAGACCAACATGGTTGCGATGATGAAACGGCTCGATGCCCTGGGGATCGCCGAGTCGCAAGGGAGCACTTTGGTCTCCGAGACCACGCCAGAATCGTATCGCATCCTGTGGGTCGACGATAACCCCAAAAACAACAGCTACTATGTCGAGCAGCTCCAAAACGATGGCTATGTTGTTGATATTGCGCTCAGCACCAAAGAGGCGCTCTCGAAAATGATGAACCGCAACTACCGACTCGTCATCTCGGACATGGGACGCGAAGAGAATGGTGAGTTTGTCGGGGACGCGGGTGTTCGACTACTTAAGCAGCTGCGCGAGAATGCCAGTAGTACGCCGGTTGTTTTTTTCTGCTCAAAGCGAGGCGTTCAGTCCTATGGAGAAACAGTATTCTCTTTAGGTGCTTCGGGGATTACATCATCGACCATCGAACTTCGGTCGTTGTTTGAAAAGCTCGCGCCGCGCAAATAA
- a CDS encoding prolyl oligopeptidase family serine peptidase: MRNVVILAALVLIAATGCGSSGSSFAAKYASLTEARQGFKTTLTTSSMGSQPVEEPPQDVFQLINYTSKVGELPAYITPDPLDGKKHPAIIWITGGDCNSIGDVWSPADPQDDQSASAYRQAGIVMMFPSLRGGNTNPGQREGFFGEVDDVIAAADFLATQSYVDPARIYLGGHSTGGTLALVVAESTSKFRATFAFGPVHEVQYYDPEYLPFAYHNTEESAIRSPIFWLKSLSTPTFAIEGADGNALALTLLERKAEGTKLSCIQVSGADHFSVLGPANTEIARQILADTGPTCNISLSAADLQ; this comes from the coding sequence ATGCGAAACGTCGTGATTCTCGCTGCGCTGGTGCTGATTGCGGCCACGGGCTGCGGCTCGTCGGGAAGTTCCTTCGCGGCAAAATACGCTTCGCTCACCGAGGCGCGGCAAGGATTCAAGACCACCCTCACGACGAGTTCGATGGGAAGCCAACCTGTTGAGGAGCCTCCCCAGGATGTTTTTCAGCTCATCAATTACACATCGAAGGTGGGTGAACTTCCCGCCTACATCACTCCCGATCCACTCGACGGCAAAAAGCATCCGGCGATCATTTGGATAACCGGGGGCGATTGCAATTCGATCGGCGATGTGTGGTCTCCGGCCGACCCGCAGGACGACCAGTCCGCTTCTGCGTATCGACAAGCGGGGATCGTGATGATGTTCCCGAGTCTTCGTGGTGGGAATACAAACCCAGGTCAGCGGGAAGGATTTTTTGGCGAAGTGGACGATGTGATCGCAGCTGCCGATTTTCTGGCGACGCAAAGTTATGTCGATCCCGCTCGGATCTATCTGGGAGGTCATAGCACTGGCGGCACACTCGCATTGGTGGTTGCCGAGTCGACCAGCAAGTTCCGCGCAACGTTTGCTTTCGGGCCGGTGCATGAAGTGCAGTACTACGATCCCGAGTATCTCCCTTTCGCCTACCACAACACGGAAGAGTCGGCGATTCGCTCCCCGATTTTTTGGCTCAAATCGCTCAGCACGCCCACCTTTGCCATCGAAGGAGCGGACGGGAATGCACTCGCGCTCACGCTGCTCGAACGCAAAGCGGAGGGGACCAAACTCTCGTGCATTCAAGTTAGTGGCGCCGATCACTTCTCGGTCTTGGGGCCGGCGAACACCGAAATCGCTCGCCAGATTCTGGCCGACACTGGCCCCACCTGTAATATCAGCCTCTCGGCAGCCGACTTGCAGTAG
- a CDS encoding DUF1552 domain-containing protein, with amino-acid sequence MNASHMISRRTVLRGLGTAMALPWLEAMGPLTSWATAAEGGAVAPNRMAFIYVPNGINMADWTPKEEGTNYEMPTILKHLEKHRSEMLVLTGLTADKARANGDGGGDHARALSAFLTGCQPKKTDGNEIRAGVSVDQVAASRIGDQTRLPSLELGCEAGAMAGNCDSGYSCVYSSTMAWKSATQPLPKEVDPKLVFERMFSSSGDENRAKRDAARKSVLDFVRDDASQLTQSLGSYDRRKLDEYFTSVREIEQRIDRAKNMPTIDVPEGVAKPSGIPKDYAEHLRLMADLLVLAFQTDMTRVSTFVMANEGSNKSYPFIGVSEGHHELSHHGNEQAKKDKIRQINEFHVQQLAYLIDRLKSVPEAGGTLLDHCMIAYGSGNSDGNAHNHDDLPVLLFGKGGGTIQTGRHIKYAKETPLNNLWLSMLERMDVRLPSLGDSTGHLPGLTA; translated from the coding sequence ATGAACGCCTCGCACATGATTTCGCGACGCACTGTACTCCGTGGTCTTGGCACCGCGATGGCGCTTCCATGGCTCGAAGCAATGGGACCGCTCACGTCGTGGGCCACCGCTGCTGAAGGTGGCGCTGTTGCTCCCAATCGCATGGCCTTCATCTACGTTCCCAACGGCATCAACATGGCCGACTGGACGCCGAAGGAAGAAGGCACCAACTACGAGATGCCAACCATCCTGAAGCATCTCGAAAAGCATCGAAGCGAGATGCTGGTGCTGACGGGGCTCACTGCCGACAAAGCCCGCGCCAATGGCGACGGCGGTGGCGATCACGCTCGCGCCCTGTCGGCGTTCCTCACCGGCTGTCAGCCCAAGAAGACCGACGGCAACGAGATTCGTGCTGGTGTTTCGGTCGATCAAGTCGCTGCTTCTCGCATCGGTGATCAAACCCGTTTGCCTTCGCTCGAACTCGGCTGTGAAGCAGGCGCGATGGCTGGCAACTGCGACTCGGGCTACAGCTGTGTGTATAGCAGCACCATGGCTTGGAAGAGTGCCACGCAGCCGCTGCCGAAGGAAGTCGATCCGAAGCTGGTGTTCGAACGGATGTTCAGCTCGAGCGGCGACGAAAATCGCGCCAAACGAGATGCTGCCCGCAAGAGCGTGCTCGACTTTGTGCGCGACGATGCCTCGCAGCTCACGCAGTCGCTCGGTTCGTACGACCGTCGTAAGCTCGACGAATACTTCACCAGTGTTCGTGAAATCGAACAGCGGATCGATCGCGCGAAGAACATGCCGACCATCGATGTTCCTGAAGGCGTGGCCAAGCCCAGTGGCATTCCGAAGGACTATGCCGAGCATTTGCGGCTGATGGCCGACCTGCTCGTTCTCGCATTTCAAACCGACATGACACGTGTCTCGACTTTCGTGATGGCCAACGAAGGTAGCAACAAGTCGTATCCGTTCATCGGTGTTTCGGAAGGTCACCACGAGCTTTCGCACCACGGCAACGAGCAAGCCAAGAAGGACAAGATTCGTCAGATCAACGAATTCCACGTCCAGCAGCTCGCTTACCTGATCGACCGCCTGAAGAGTGTGCCAGAAGCTGGTGGGACGCTGCTCGACCACTGCATGATTGCTTATGGCAGCGGCAACAGCGACGGCAACGCCCACAACCACGACGACCTGCCCGTGCTGCTGTTCGGTAAGGGTGGTGGAACGATCCAAACTGGTCGCCACATCAAGTATGCCAAAGAGACGCCGCTGAACAACTTGTGGCTCAGCATGCTCGAGCGCATGGATGTTCGACTCCCTAGCCTCGGCGACAGCACCGGCCACTTGCCCGGCCTGACAGCATAG
- a CDS encoding DUF1592 domain-containing protein — protein MHFRWFTTLCCAHASLLAIASLVSQASAAVDLPAELAEKFTRDVTPFVSKHCADCHDKEEPQAGLTLTTFAEAKAIVPDREHWEKVLELVSSGSMPPSDQPQPPAADVEKFTSVVQAIFDHVDKTSPRDPGRVTVRRLNRVEYNNTIRDLFGVDLRPADDFPSDDVGHGFDNIGDVLTVSPVLMERYLAAAESVSSRIITPEAPQRPNRFLSCKYVEPAGSTVPQSQYRPMTSEPKESGIETGPFFTSYMMDADGEYRFRIRCYTSAPKEQKVTVAILACGKDIVSPAGDGDIADLAGAALSGLRPFRVIARQEVTAREQKEAQNLEFTIPPMAGIERMAVALVKPGDGQPHVTLHIEWFNLEGPMDTRPRTHRELLATTAADDEAKSREVFTRFLARAFRRKPTADEIEKHVKYVASVQSSEQLKWEAAMQRGVQVVLCSPKFLFRTEPDYDPENPNVHAIDQYQLASRLSYFLWSSMPDDELFALASQNRLVDDLDNQVRRMLKDPKSQALVDNFALQWLQLQRITQITPDPEKFPNFDDRLKASMVEETKLFLREIIQNDRSILELIDADYTFLNERLARHYGIIDTMGNTWETKPRREGGQQLRGREFQKVMLGPDSHRGGLLTQASVLTVTSNPTRTSPVKRGRWVLEQILGTPPPPPPPNVPELDKEGAALTGTLRQRLEQHRENIACASCHARMDPLGFAFENFDAVGAFRKTDGSDYVDASGVLPDGRKFNGPAELKEILKTKAPQVRKALTEKLLTYATGRGLEYYDKPAVRQIVESMPAGEDRFSHLVLGIVRSDPFMLRRGKETQP, from the coding sequence ATGCATTTTCGCTGGTTCACAACTCTCTGCTGCGCTCATGCCTCGCTTCTGGCGATCGCTTCGCTTGTTTCACAAGCATCGGCAGCTGTTGATTTACCTGCGGAATTAGCGGAAAAGTTTACGCGCGACGTCACGCCGTTCGTTTCCAAACATTGCGCCGACTGCCACGACAAAGAAGAGCCCCAAGCGGGCCTTACGCTCACCACGTTCGCGGAAGCCAAAGCGATCGTTCCCGACCGCGAGCACTGGGAGAAGGTGCTGGAACTCGTCAGCAGTGGCTCGATGCCCCCGAGCGATCAGCCGCAACCACCCGCAGCCGACGTCGAAAAGTTCACCTCGGTGGTGCAAGCGATTTTCGATCACGTCGACAAAACATCCCCGCGCGATCCTGGTCGGGTGACGGTGCGACGCCTCAACCGCGTGGAATACAACAACACGATTCGCGACCTCTTCGGGGTCGATCTCCGCCCCGCCGACGACTTCCCTTCCGACGATGTGGGACACGGCTTTGACAACATCGGTGATGTCCTTACCGTCTCGCCCGTCCTGATGGAGCGCTATCTCGCCGCTGCTGAAAGCGTGTCGAGCCGCATCATCACCCCCGAGGCACCGCAGCGTCCGAACCGGTTCCTCTCGTGCAAGTATGTCGAGCCAGCCGGGAGCACGGTCCCTCAAAGCCAATATCGCCCGATGACGAGCGAGCCGAAGGAATCGGGAATCGAAACCGGGCCGTTTTTCACGAGCTACATGATGGATGCCGACGGCGAGTATCGCTTTCGCATTCGCTGCTACACATCGGCCCCCAAAGAACAAAAAGTAACGGTCGCGATTCTGGCATGTGGCAAAGACATCGTCTCCCCCGCTGGCGATGGCGACATTGCCGATCTCGCCGGCGCTGCCCTGAGTGGGCTGCGACCGTTCCGCGTGATCGCTCGCCAAGAGGTGACCGCTCGCGAACAAAAAGAAGCGCAGAACCTCGAGTTCACCATTCCACCGATGGCGGGCATCGAGCGGATGGCTGTGGCCCTGGTGAAGCCAGGCGATGGACAGCCGCACGTCACGTTGCATATCGAATGGTTCAACCTCGAAGGGCCGATGGATACGCGTCCGCGGACCCATCGCGAACTCCTGGCGACCACAGCGGCGGATGACGAAGCCAAAAGCCGCGAAGTCTTCACTCGCTTTTTGGCCCGCGCCTTTCGCCGCAAACCGACCGCCGACGAAATCGAAAAGCATGTGAAATACGTGGCGAGTGTGCAGTCGAGCGAGCAGCTGAAATGGGAAGCGGCTATGCAGCGCGGCGTGCAAGTCGTGCTCTGCAGTCCCAAGTTTTTGTTCCGTACCGAACCCGACTACGATCCCGAAAATCCCAACGTCCACGCGATCGATCAGTATCAACTAGCGAGCCGCTTGTCGTACTTCCTTTGGAGCAGCATGCCGGACGATGAGTTGTTCGCGCTTGCTAGCCAAAATCGTTTGGTCGACGACCTCGATAACCAAGTCCGGCGAATGCTCAAAGATCCCAAATCGCAAGCACTCGTCGATAACTTTGCCCTGCAATGGTTGCAGCTGCAGCGGATCACGCAAATCACTCCCGACCCCGAAAAGTTCCCGAACTTCGATGATCGCCTGAAAGCGTCGATGGTCGAGGAAACCAAGTTGTTCCTCCGCGAGATCATTCAAAACGACCGGAGCATCCTGGAGCTGATCGACGCCGACTACACGTTCCTCAACGAGCGACTTGCCCGTCACTATGGCATCATCGACACGATGGGAAACACCTGGGAAACCAAGCCTCGTCGCGAAGGTGGTCAGCAGCTGCGTGGTCGCGAGTTTCAGAAGGTGATGCTCGGGCCCGATAGCCACCGAGGCGGGCTGCTCACTCAGGCGAGCGTGCTCACTGTCACCAGCAATCCCACACGCACCAGTCCTGTGAAACGGGGCCGCTGGGTTCTCGAACAAATCCTCGGAACGCCGCCACCACCACCGCCACCGAACGTGCCAGAACTCGACAAAGAAGGAGCCGCACTAACCGGCACGCTCCGTCAACGTCTCGAACAGCATCGCGAAAACATTGCTTGTGCCAGCTGCCATGCGAGAATGGATCCACTCGGGTTCGCGTTCGAGAACTTCGATGCGGTTGGCGCGTTTCGCAAAACCGATGGGTCTGACTACGTCGATGCCAGCGGCGTGCTCCCCGATGGTCGCAAATTCAATGGCCCAGCGGAACTCAAAGAGATCCTCAAAACCAAAGCTCCGCAAGTTCGCAAAGCACTGACGGAGAAGTTGCTGACCTACGCCACCGGGCGTGGTCTGGAATACTACGACAAACCAGCGGTTCGGCAGATCGTCGAGAGCATGCCGGCCGGTGAAGATCGATTTTCGCACCTCGTGCTCGGCATTGTCCGCAGCGATCCCTTTATGCTTCGTCGGGGAAAGGAAACTCAGCCATGA